Sequence from the Ancalomicrobiaceae bacterium S20 genome:
ACGGGTCGCAGCGCGTCCCGATCACATCATGGACCGAGCCGCCGTATTGGTCGAAGCCGTACCAGTCGAGCGTATCCTCGGTGATGGTCGCCATCGGCCGCATATGGGGCAGGTTCGACCAGAGCCGGTCGCCGGTCGAGACGTGGGTTCCATGCAGGGCGCGCGTCTTGCCGGAGAAGAAGCGCTCCGCGACATCGTCGGCGTTCCAGAGATTGAGGTCGCCGACCTGCGGGCCGTCGACGCTGACGATCCGGAAGAAGTGCCCGGCAGGCACCCGGAAATGCGCCGCATCGCGGGGCGCGGCGATCACGATTTCGACCAGGATCCAGCCGTCGCGGGCGGCGCGGTAGGCGGCGAGATCCGGCGGCGCGAGGCCATCGACGGGATAGCAGATCACCGGGACGACCGCACGGCGGGCATCCGCATCGGCGGGAGCGGCGAATTCCGGGTTGGTCGGCTTCATGGGTTCGCGGTCTCGCTCGAGGATGAATGACGGCCCGGCGGAGGCGACGCCGTCGGTGTCAGATCAGGCTCTTGCCATGCCGGCCGGGCGCGAGGCCGAGATGGGCGGCGATGGTCTCGCCGACATCGGCAAAGCGGCAGCCGCCAGCGTCGCGGGCGGGAACGCCGGGGCCGAACGCCAGCACCGGCACCTGCTCGCGCGTGTGATCGGTGCCGGGCCAGGTCGGGTCGCAGCCGTGATCGGCGGTGATGACCGCCAGATCGCCGGGCCGCATCGCCCGGACGAACTCCGGCAAGCGCCGATCGAAGGCCTCGAGCGCGGCCGCATAGCCCGGCACGTCGCGGCGGTGGCCGTAGAGCATGTCGAAATCGACGAAGTTGGTGATCACCAGATCGCCATCGGCGGCCTCGCGCTGCGCCGCCAGCGTCGCCTCGAACAGCGCCTGGTTCCCCGACGCCGGGATCTTCCGGGTCACGCCCTGGGCGGCGAAGATGTCGGAGATCTTGCCGATCGCATGAACACCACGGCCCGCGGCCTTGGTCCGGTCGAGCAACGTCGGTTCCGGCGGCGGCACGGCGTAGTCGCGGCGGTTGCCGGTGCGCTCGAAGGTCGCCGCGGTCTCGCCGACGAAGGGGCGCGCGATGACGCGGCCGATACCGAGCGGATCGACCAGCTTCCGCGCGATCAGGCAGAGCGCGTAGAGCCGCTCGAGGCCGAAATGGGCTTCGTGGGCGGCGATCTGCAGCACGCTGTCGGCCGAGGTGTAGCAGATCGGCTTGCCCGAGCGGATGTGCTCTTCACCGAGCTCTGCGATGATCTCGGTGCCGGAGGCATGCTTGTCGCCGAGGATGCCGGGCAGCTTGGCCTCGTGGATCAGCGCCTCGGTCAGTTCACGAGGGAAGGTCGGCACGGTGTGCGGGAAATAACCCCAGTCGAACGGCACCGGCACGCCGGCGAGTTCCCAATGACCGGACGGCGTGTCCTTGCCCTTGGAGACCTCGCTCGCATGGGCCCAGAGCCCGCTCGGCTCGCCGCCGGCGAGGCCCTTCGGCAGGGCACCCGAGGCGGCCTCGGCGGCGCGGCCGAGACCGAGGCCGTCGAGGGTCGGCAGGCTGAGCGGACCAGCGCGCAGGCCCGGCCTGTCGCCCGCGCCCGTCGCGCAGGCTTCGGCGATATGGCCGAGCGTCGTCGAGCCGGCATCGCCATAGGCGGCCGCGTCGGCCGCGCCGCCGATGCCGAAGGAGTCCATGATCAGGAAGAAGGCGCGTGCCATCGGATGTTCCGTTCAACTGGCCGGTTCAGGTCCCGATCCGCAGCGCGATCGCCGCGCGCATCGCCGGAGCCTCGGTGCCGATCATATAGGCACGCCGGAGCGCCGCCGCAGCCCGGTCGGCGGCGGCTTCGGAGGCGGCGTGGACCAGACCCAGCGGCCGATGCGGGCCGATGTCGTCGCCGCTGCCGACGAGTTCGGTGAAGCCGACCGCATGATCGATCGTGTCGGCGGCCTTGGCCCGGCCGCCGCCGAGCTCGACCACCGCGACGCCGATCGCCCGCGTGTCGATCGCCTCGACGAGACCGGACGCCGCCGCGAACACAGGCTTGGTCACCGGCGCGGCCTTCAGATGCGCCTGCGGGCGGTCGAGCAGATCGGCCGGACCGCCGAGCGCTGAGACCATGCGGGCGAAGACCTCGGCCGCGCTACCGTCGTCGAGGCTGCGGATCAGCTTGGCCTCGGCTTCTTCGAGCGTGGTGACGAGGCCGCCGATCAGCAGCATCTCGGCACCGAGCGCCACCGTGACCGCCTCGACGCGCGGGCTGCGGACGCGGCGGGTCAGGAAGTCGATCGCATGGGCGACCTCGACCGCATTGCCGGCGGCATCCGCCAGCGGCTCGTTCATGTCGGTGATCAGAGCGTGGGTCTTCAGGCCGGCGCCATTGGCGACCGCGTGCAGGCTCTCGGCCAGCGCCTTGGCCTCCTCGAAGGTCGCCATGAAGGCGCCCGTGCCCCATTTCACGTCGAGCACGAGGCCCTCGAGACCGGCGGCGAGCTTCTTGGACAGGATCGAGGCGGTGATCAGGTCGATACTCTCGACCGTCGCGGTCACGTCGCGGATCGCATAGAAGCGCTTGTCGGCCGGGGCGAGATCGGCCGTCTGGCCGATGATCGCGCAGCCGACCTCGCGCACGACCGTTGCGAACAGCGCATTGTCCGGCTGGGTGCGATAGCCGGGGATCGCATCGAGCTTGTCCAGCGTTCCGCCGGTGTGGCCGAGGCCGCGGCCGGAGATCATCGGCACGTAGCCGCCGCAGGCCGCGACCATCGGGGCGAGCATCAGCGAGACGTTGTCGCCGACACCGCCCGAGGAATGCTTGTCGAGCACCGGGCCGGGCAGATCCCAGGCGAGCACCGTGCCGGAATCGCGCATGGCCCTGGTCAGCGCGACGCGCTCCGACAGCGCCATGCCGCGGAAGAACACTGCCATCGCGAAGGCCGCGACCTGGCCCTCGGTGACGGTGCCCTTGGTCAGGCCCTCGACCATGAAGGCGATCTCGGCCTCGTCGAGGGTGCCGCCCTCGCGCTTCTTGCGGATGATTTCCTGCGGCAGCATGAGCGGTCTCTCAGTAGGCGGAGGGTTTCGCGGCAGCGCCGTGACCGAGCTGCGCGAGGAGATCGTCGAGCAGGCCGCTCGCGCCGAAGCGGAACGTGCGGGCCGAGGCCCAATCGGGTCCGAGGATCCGATCGGCGAGATCGAGATAGACGGCCGCGTCCGCCGCGGTGCGAATGCCGCCCGCGGCCTTGAAGCCAGCCGGCCGGCCGCTGTCGCGGATCGCGGTCAGCATGATCTCGGCGGCGGCCGGCGTGGCATTGACGTCGACCTTGCCCGTCGATGTCTTGATGAAGTCGGCGCCGGCGCCGAGCGCGAGGTCGGACGCGGCACGGATCGCGGCGGGCTCGACGAGGCGGCCGGTCTCCAGGATGACCTTCAGCTTGTGCGCGGCGCCGAGGCGGCGCTTGACGCGGACGATCTGGGTCTCGGCGAAGCCCGGCCGGCCGGCGAGAAAGGCGCGGTAGGGCATCACGAGGTCGATCTCGTCGGCGCCGTCGGCGAGCGCCTTGTCGGTCTCGGCCTCGACCGCGACGGTGTCGTCGCCGCCGGCCGGAAAGTTGACCACCGTGGCGACGGCGATGCCCGTGCCGGCGAGGGTCTTCTTGGCGCGGGCCACGAAAGCCGGAAAGACGCACACCGCCGCGACATTGCCGACCGGCGTCTCGGCCCGGGCGCAGAGCGCATCGATGGCGGCATCGGTGCAGCCGTCGGAGAGGTCGGTCAGATCGAGCAGCGGCAGCGCCCGGCGGGCGACGGAGGAGAGATCGGTCATGGCTCTTGCGGGTCGCTTCTGTTTGTTCTTGGAATTCGATTATACGCGTTCAGCCACCATCACGCCCCTGCCCCGATCCGGGCGACGAGCCGCGTCACCATCAGGCGCATGCGCTCGGAACCTTCGGCGGCGACCGCCTTGGTCTCGTCGTGCGACAACGGCAGGCCGGTCATGCCGGCGCCGAGGTTGGTGATCATCGACAGGGCGGCGACGCGCAGGCCGACGTGGCGGGCGAGGATCACCTCGGGCACCGTCGACATGCCGACCGCGTCGGCGCCGATGAGGCGCGCCATGCGGATCTCGGCCGGCGTCTCGAAGGACGGGCCGGAGAACCACATGTAGACGCCCTCGGCGAGCGGCACGCCGGTGTCGATCGCCACCGCGCGCGCCGCATCCTGCAGCCCGCGGTCGTAGGCCGTGACCATGTCGAGGAAGCGGCTGTCGTCCTCGACGCCGATCAGCGGGTTCATGCCGGACCAGGCGATGTGGTCGGTGATCAGCATCACGGAGCCGGGGCCGACGTCCTCCCTGAGCGAGCCGGCGGCGTTGGTCAGCACCAGCGTATCGGCGCCCAGCGCCTTCAAGGTCGCGATCGCGACCGCCATCTCGCGCGGATTGCCGCGCTCGTAGTAATGCGCGCGGCCGGCAAAGACCGCGACCGGCACCTCGCCGATGTGGCCGAGCACCAGCTCGCCGCGGTGTGACGAGACGCCGGAGCGCGGGAAGCCGGGCAGGTCGGCATAGGGGAGCCGCACGGCGCCCGCGACATCGTCGGCGAGTGCGCCGAGGCCGGAGCCGAGCACGATGCCGAGCTTCGGCGTCAGGCCCGGCGCCCATTCGCGCACGATGGCGGCGGTCTGGTTGGCATTCAAGGCGCGTCTCCGAGGTTGTCGGGACCGAAGGAATGCGGCAGCAGGGCCTCGCGGGAGAGCGTCTGCACCGAACCATCGGTGGCCAAGAGATGGATCCGTGCATCAGGGCCGGCGAACTCACGGATCTTCTGCCGGCAACCGCCGCAGGGCGGGCAGAGTTCGAGCGGGCGCCCCTCCCGACCACCGACGATCGCGATCTCGGCGATCTCGCGGGCGCCGGCGATGATCATCGCCGCGATCGCGCCGGCCTCGGCGCAGGTACCCTCGGGATAGGCGGCGTTCTCGACGTTGCAGCCGACATGGACGCCGCCCTGCCCGTCTAGGATCGCCGCTCCGACCAGGAAGCGCGAATAGGGCGCGTAGGCTTTTTCGCGCGCCGTCTTCGCTGCCTCGAACAGGGCGGCGAGCGATGTATCGACCGACGCGAGGGCCGGAACAGGGGTGGCGGTAGCCGACATGGGCATCACCGATCCTTCGTATAGGGGATGCCGGAGGCCTTCGGCGGCACGGCGCGACCGATCAGGCCGACCAGCAGCACGACCGTCAAGGCATAGGGCAGCGCCTGGAACACCTGGACCGAGACGACGCCGATGCCGGGCAGCGGCGTGCCCTGCAGCCGGCTCGCCAGCGCATCGAGGAAGCCGAACAGCAGGCAGGTGAACATGGCCGGCACCGGCCGCCACTTGGAGAACACCAGCGCGGCGAGCGCGATGAAGCCCTTGCCGGCGGTCATGTCGCGGATGAAGCCGGCCGATTGCGCGACCGCCAGATAGGTGCCGGCACAGCCGCACAGCACGCCGCAGACGACGACTGCCGCATAGCGCAGGCCCGCGACCGAGACGCCGGCCGTGTCGACCGCGTGCGGATTGTCGCCGACGGCCCGGAGCCTGAGCCCGAACCGGGTGCGGAACAGAACCCAGGCGGTCAGCGGCACGCAGACGAAGGCGAGGTAGACCAGGATGTTGTGGCCCGAGATCACCTCGGCGTAGACGTGGCCGAGCGCGGTGTCGCGGAACGCCCCGGCGCCGGGCAGTTCGATCGACAGGAAGCGCTCGGTGTTGGCGAGCTGCGGCGTGCGGCCGCCCTCGTGGAACCAGGCCTGACCGAGCAGCACGGTCATGCCGGCGGCGAGGAAGTTGATCGCCACGCCCGAGACGATCTGGTTGCCGCGCTGGGTGATCGCGGCGAAGCCGTGCACCAGCGACAGGGCGATCGCGACCAGGATGCCGGCGCCGAGCCCGGCCCAGGGCGAGTGCAGGAGTGAGGCCGCGGTTCCCGCCGCGAAGGCCGCGAACAGCATCTTGCCCTCGAGGCCGATGTCGACCACGCCCGAGCGTTCGGACCACAGGCCGGCGAGGCAGGCGAACAGCAGCGGCACGGCGAGCCTAATCGAGGAGCCGAGCACCGAGATCAGCGCATCGAGGAATTCGGCGCTCATCGTCCCCCCTCCCCGCTTCTCGCGAAGATCCGTTCCAGCGCCGGGCGGAACATGTGTTCGAGCGCCCCCATGAACAGGATCACCAAGGCCTGGATCACCACGATCATGTCGCGGGTGATCTTGGGCTTCTCGAAGGCGAGTTCGGCGCCGCCCTGATAGAGCACCCCGAACAGCAGGCTCGCCAGCACGACGCCGAACGGGTGCGAGCGCCCCATCAGCGCGACCGCGATGCCGACGAAGCCGGCACCGCCGACGAACTCGAGCACCAGCCGGCTCTGCACGCCCATCACCTCGTTGACCGCGACCAGACCGGCGAGCGCGCCGGAGATCAGCATGGCGGCGATCACGACATGGCCGGCGTCGATGCCGGCATAGGCCGCGGCGGTCGGGTTGAAGCCGACGGTGCGGATCTCGTAGCCGAGGCGCGTGTGCCAGATCAGCACCCAGACCACCGCGACCGCGACGATCGCCACGAAGATCATCGGATTGAGCGGCGACTGGCCGAGATCCCAGCCGAGCGGCGCGACGAGGTCGCGCAAGAGCGGCAGGCGGGTCGCCTCGGCGAAGGTGCGCGTCTCCGGCGACATGGCGCCGGGTTTGCCCATCACGTTGACGAGCAGATAGACGATCAGCGTCGCGGCGAGGAAATTGAACATGATCGTCGTGATGACGATGTGGCTGCCGCGCCGGGCCTGCGCCCAGGCGGGCACGAAGGCCCAGGCCGCGCCGCCGAGCATGCCGCCGGCAAGCGCGAACGGGAACACTAGCCACCACGGCGCGCCGTCGAAGGTCAGGCACAGCGCCGCGACCACGATGCCCGCGACCGTCGCCTGTCCCTCGGCGCCGATGTTGAACAGGCCGGCATGGAAGGCGACTGCGACCGCAAGGCCGGTGAAGATGAAGTTGGTCGTGTAGTAGAGCGTGAAGCCGATGCCCTCGGCATAGCCGAGGCTGCCGGAGAGCATGATCTTCACGGTGCCGATCGGATCCTCGCCGATCACCAGCACGACGAGGCCGGCGACCAGAAACGCAGCGGTCAGGTTCAAAAGCGGCAGCAGGCCATAGTCGACCAGCGGCGGCAGGGCGCGGCGCGGTGTGCTCATCGCGCACCTCCGGCCGCGACGATCCGTTCGTCGGCGACGCCGGCCATCATCAGACCGATCTCTCTCTCGTCGGTGTCGGGCCGGCACTCGCCGGTGATCCGGCCGCCGCACATGCACAACACGCGGTCGGACAGGCCGCGGATCTCGTCGAGTTCGGCCGAGACGAGCAGGATCGCCTTGCCGCGGTCGCGCAGTTCGATGATGCGACGATGGATGAATTCGATCGCGCCGATGTCGACACCGCGGGTCGGCTGTCCCACCAGCAGCACGGCGGGGTCGCGCTCGATCTCGCGGGCGACGACGATTTTCTGCTGGTTGCCGCCCGAGAACAGCGCCGAACGGAGTTCCGGATCGCGCGGACGGATGTCGTAGCGCTCGAAGCGCTCGGCCGCGACGGGCAGGATGCGCGAGCGCTCGAGCAGCGGCCCGCGGCCCCAGACCGGGTCATCCTGGTAGCCGAGCACCATGTTCTCCCAGGCCGCGAAGGCGAGCACCAGGCCCATGCGGTGCCGGTCCTCTGGGATATGGGCAAGGCCGAGACGGCGCGTCTCGGCTGCGTCCGCCATGGTCACGTCGGTACCGGCGAGACGGATCGCGCCGGACGACGCGCGCCGGATGCCGGCGAGTGCTTCCAGAAGCTCAGATTGGCCGTTGCCGGCGACCCCGGCGATGCCGACGATCTCGCCGGCGCGCACGTCGAAGGACACGCCGTCGACCAGCGCGACCCCACGGCGGTCGCGCACGGCCAGATCGGCGACCTCCAGGAGC
This genomic interval carries:
- a CDS encoding phosphopentomutase, which produces MARAFFLIMDSFGIGGAADAAAYGDAGSTTLGHIAEACATGAGDRPGLRAGPLSLPTLDGLGLGRAAEAASGALPKGLAGGEPSGLWAHASEVSKGKDTPSGHWELAGVPVPFDWGYFPHTVPTFPRELTEALIHEAKLPGILGDKHASGTEIIAELGEEHIRSGKPICYTSADSVLQIAAHEAHFGLERLYALCLIARKLVDPLGIGRVIARPFVGETAATFERTGNRRDYAVPPPEPTLLDRTKAAGRGVHAIGKISDIFAAQGVTRKIPASGNQALFEATLAAQREAADGDLVITNFVDFDMLYGHRRDVPGYAAALEAFDRRLPEFVRAMRPGDLAVITADHGCDPTWPGTDHTREQVPVLAFGPGVPARDAGGCRFADVGETIAAHLGLAPGRHGKSLI
- a CDS encoding ABC transporter permease; translated protein: MSAEFLDALISVLGSSIRLAVPLLFACLAGLWSERSGVVDIGLEGKMLFAAFAAGTAASLLHSPWAGLGAGILVAIALSLVHGFAAITQRGNQIVSGVAINFLAAGMTVLLGQAWFHEGGRTPQLANTERFLSIELPGAGAFRDTALGHVYAEVISGHNILVYLAFVCVPLTAWVLFRTRFGLRLRAVGDNPHAVDTAGVSVAGLRYAAVVVCGVLCGCAGTYLAVAQSAGFIRDMTAGKGFIALAALVFSKWRPVPAMFTCLLFGFLDALASRLQGTPLPGIGVVSVQVFQALPYALTVVLLVGLIGRAVPPKASGIPYTKDR
- a CDS encoding purine-nucleoside phosphorylase, which encodes MNANQTAAIVREWAPGLTPKLGIVLGSGLGALADDVAGAVRLPYADLPGFPRSGVSSHRGELVLGHIGEVPVAVFAGRAHYYERGNPREMAVAIATLKALGADTLVLTNAAGSLREDVGPGSVMLITDHIAWSGMNPLIGVEDDSRFLDMVTAYDRGLQDAARAVAIDTGVPLAEGVYMWFSGPSFETPAEIRMARLIGADAVGMSTVPEVILARHVGLRVAALSMITNLGAGMTGLPLSHDETKAVAAEGSERMRLMVTRLVARIGAGA
- the deoA gene encoding thymidine phosphorylase, which encodes MLPQEIIRKKREGGTLDEAEIAFMVEGLTKGTVTEGQVAAFAMAVFFRGMALSERVALTRAMRDSGTVLAWDLPGPVLDKHSSGGVGDNVSLMLAPMVAACGGYVPMISGRGLGHTGGTLDKLDAIPGYRTQPDNALFATVVREVGCAIIGQTADLAPADKRFYAIRDVTATVESIDLITASILSKKLAAGLEGLVLDVKWGTGAFMATFEEAKALAESLHAVANGAGLKTHALITDMNEPLADAAGNAVEVAHAIDFLTRRVRSPRVEAVTVALGAEMLLIGGLVTTLEEAEAKLIRSLDDGSAAEVFARMVSALGGPADLLDRPQAHLKAAPVTKPVFAAASGLVEAIDTRAIGVAVVELGGGRAKAADTIDHAVGFTELVGSGDDIGPHRPLGLVHAASEAAADRAAAALRRAYMIGTEAPAMRAAIALRIGT
- a CDS encoding ABC transporter permease, which produces MSTPRRALPPLVDYGLLPLLNLTAAFLVAGLVVLVIGEDPIGTVKIMLSGSLGYAEGIGFTLYYTTNFIFTGLAVAVAFHAGLFNIGAEGQATVAGIVVAALCLTFDGAPWWLVFPFALAGGMLGGAAWAFVPAWAQARRGSHIVITTIMFNFLAATLIVYLLVNVMGKPGAMSPETRTFAEATRLPLLRDLVAPLGWDLGQSPLNPMIFVAIVAVAVVWVLIWHTRLGYEIRTVGFNPTAAAYAGIDAGHVVIAAMLISGALAGLVAVNEVMGVQSRLVLEFVGGAGFVGIAVALMGRSHPFGVVLASLLFGVLYQGGAELAFEKPKITRDMIVVIQALVILFMGALEHMFRPALERIFARSGEGGR
- the deoC gene encoding deoxyribose-phosphate aldolase, with product MTDLSSVARRALPLLDLTDLSDGCTDAAIDALCARAETPVGNVAAVCVFPAFVARAKKTLAGTGIAVATVVNFPAGGDDTVAVEAETDKALADGADEIDLVMPYRAFLAGRPGFAETQIVRVKRRLGAAHKLKVILETGRLVEPAAIRAASDLALGAGADFIKTSTGKVDVNATPAAAEIMLTAIRDSGRPAGFKAAGGIRTAADAAVYLDLADRILGPDWASARTFRFGASGLLDDLLAQLGHGAAAKPSAY
- a CDS encoding cytidine deaminase translates to MPMSATATPVPALASVDTSLAALFEAAKTAREKAYAPYSRFLVGAAILDGQGGVHVGCNVENAAYPEGTCAEAGAIAAMIIAGAREIAEIAIVGGREGRPLELCPPCGGCRQKIREFAGPDARIHLLATDGSVQTLSREALLPHSFGPDNLGDAP
- a CDS encoding DUF1989 domain-containing protein, encoding MKPTNPEFAAPADADARRAVVPVICYPVDGLAPPDLAAYRAARDGWILVEIVIAAPRDAAHFRVPAGHFFRIVSVDGPQVGDLNLWNADDVAERFFSGKTRALHGTHVSTGDRLWSNLPHMRPMATITEDTLDWYGFDQYGGSVHDVIGTRCDPYTNRLLSGGDYHHCCHSNLTRAFADARGVALAEAEPHVHDVLNVFMCTGFTRDTGQYFMKATPVRPGDHLEFFAEIDLLGALSACPGGDCGSAHSSDAVACHPLRIEIYRPKAPPAGWVSPAPNAYPRTHGR